The following proteins are co-located in the Vigna unguiculata cultivar IT97K-499-35 chromosome 9, ASM411807v1, whole genome shotgun sequence genome:
- the LOC114196085 gene encoding uncharacterized protein LOC114196085 isoform X2: protein MAASSRGLSTTQFDFKLRVAPLNVVPLHKSHVLELAPSKRRKLCFEFADRVRLGSGAIRCCCSDSVTPIRRTSGPGNGGDKNEEWRFETKKNPHIHRVRVQASPAAMPFASPPSFLKQEKFSPRCTPRNSGPQSRDTPPKRDTGIANEKDWGISLLNENVNESGTNEDGSTWYRESGEELGENGYRCRWTRMGGQSHDGSSEWKETWWEKSDWTGYKELGVEKSGRNSEGDSWWETWQENLHQDEWSNIARIERSAQKQAKSGTENAGWYEKWWEKYDAKGWTEKGAHKYGRLNEQSWWEKWGEHYDGRGSVLKWTDKWAETELGTKWGDKWEERFFKGIGSRHGETWHVSPSSERWSRTWGEEHFGNGKVHKYGNSTTGESWDIVVDEETYYEAEPHYGWADVVGDSTQLLSIEPRERPPGVFPNIDFGSPLSPEANDDSPQDLPPSQ, encoded by the exons ATGGCGGCGAGTTCTAGAGGCTTATCCACTACGCAGTTCGATTTCAAGCTGAGAGTAGCGCCGCTCAATGTCGTTCCGCTTCACAAGAGTCACGTGCTGGAGCTGGCTCCGAGCAAGCGTAGAAAGCTCTGCTTCGAATTCGCTGATCGAGTTCGACTCGGAAGTGGCGCAATTCGGTGCTGCTGTTCTGACTCGGTTACTCCGATTCGCAGAACGAGTGGACCTGGCAACGGCGGAGACAAGAACGAGGAATGGAGGTTCGAGACCAAGAAAAACCCTCACATTCACCGAGTGAGGGTTCAGGCCTCTCCTGCCGCAATGCCTTTCGCTTCTCCACC ATCATTTCTGAAGCAGGAAAAATTTTCTCCACGTTGCACCCCGAGAAATTCTGGTCCACAGTCACGTGATACACCACCGAAAAGAG ACACTGGTATAGCAAATGAGAAGGACTGGGGTATCAGCTTGTTAAATGAAAATGTTAATGAGTCTGGCACAAATGAAGATGGGAGTACCTGGTACAGAGAAAGTGGGGAAGAACTGGGTGAAAATGGATATAGATGTAGATGGACAAGAATGGGTGGTCAATCTCATGATGGTTCTTCAGAATGGAAAGAAACG TGGTGGGAGAAGAGTGACTGGACTGGATATAAGGAGCTTG GTGTGGAGAAATCTGGTAGAAATTCTGAGGGGGATTCTTGGTGGGAGACGTGGCAGGAAAATCTTCATCAAGATGAATGGAG TAACATAGCAAGAATAGAAAGGAGTGCACAAAAACAAGCAAAATCAGGAACTGAAAATGCTGGATGGTATGAGAAATG GTGGGAGAAATATGATGCTAAAGGCTGGACCGAGAAAGGAGCACACAAGTATGGTAGATTGAATGAACAATCATGGTGGGAAAAGTGGGGAGAGCATTATGATGGAAGAGGGTCTGTTCTGAAATG GACAGATAAGTGGGCTGAAACCGAGCTTGGAACGAAATGGGGGGACAAGTGGGAGGAGAGGTTTTTTAAAGGCATTGGTTCAAGACACGGAGAAACATGGCACGTATCTCCAAGCAGTGAAC GTTGGTCAAGAACTTGGGGAGAAGAACACTTTGGAAATGG GAAAGTTCACAAGTATGGAAATAGCACGACTGGTGAGAGCTGGGATATAGTTGTAGATGAAGAAACATACTATGA GGCGGAACCTCATTATGGATGGGCGGATGTTGTGGGTGATTCAACCCAATTACTTTCAATTGAGCCTCGGGAGAGGCCTCCTGGTGTCTTCCCTAATATAGACTTTGGTTCGCCTCTATCGCCTGAGGCTAATGATGACTCCCCTCAAGATTTGCCCCCTTCACAATGA
- the LOC114196085 gene encoding uncharacterized protein LOC114196085 isoform X1 — translation MAASSRGLSTTQFDFKLRVAPLNVVPLHKSHVLELAPSKRRKLCFEFADRVRLGSGAIRCCCSDSVTPIRRTSGPGNGGDKNEEWRFETKKNPHIHRVRVQASPAAMPFASPPSFLKQEKFSPRCTPRNSGPQSRDTPPKRDTGIANEKDWGISLLNENVNESGTNEDGSTWYRESGEELGENGYRCRWTRMGGQSHDGSSEWKETWWEKSDWTGYKELAGVEKSGRNSEGDSWWETWQENLHQDEWSNIARIERSAQKQAKSGTENAGWYEKWWEKYDAKGWTEKGAHKYGRLNEQSWWEKWGEHYDGRGSVLKWTDKWAETELGTKWGDKWEERFFKGIGSRHGETWHVSPSSERWSRTWGEEHFGNGKVHKYGNSTTGESWDIVVDEETYYEAEPHYGWADVVGDSTQLLSIEPRERPPGVFPNIDFGSPLSPEANDDSPQDLPPSQ, via the exons ATGGCGGCGAGTTCTAGAGGCTTATCCACTACGCAGTTCGATTTCAAGCTGAGAGTAGCGCCGCTCAATGTCGTTCCGCTTCACAAGAGTCACGTGCTGGAGCTGGCTCCGAGCAAGCGTAGAAAGCTCTGCTTCGAATTCGCTGATCGAGTTCGACTCGGAAGTGGCGCAATTCGGTGCTGCTGTTCTGACTCGGTTACTCCGATTCGCAGAACGAGTGGACCTGGCAACGGCGGAGACAAGAACGAGGAATGGAGGTTCGAGACCAAGAAAAACCCTCACATTCACCGAGTGAGGGTTCAGGCCTCTCCTGCCGCAATGCCTTTCGCTTCTCCACC ATCATTTCTGAAGCAGGAAAAATTTTCTCCACGTTGCACCCCGAGAAATTCTGGTCCACAGTCACGTGATACACCACCGAAAAGAG ACACTGGTATAGCAAATGAGAAGGACTGGGGTATCAGCTTGTTAAATGAAAATGTTAATGAGTCTGGCACAAATGAAGATGGGAGTACCTGGTACAGAGAAAGTGGGGAAGAACTGGGTGAAAATGGATATAGATGTAGATGGACAAGAATGGGTGGTCAATCTCATGATGGTTCTTCAGAATGGAAAGAAACG TGGTGGGAGAAGAGTGACTGGACTGGATATAAGGAGCTTG CAGGTGTGGAGAAATCTGGTAGAAATTCTGAGGGGGATTCTTGGTGGGAGACGTGGCAGGAAAATCTTCATCAAGATGAATGGAG TAACATAGCAAGAATAGAAAGGAGTGCACAAAAACAAGCAAAATCAGGAACTGAAAATGCTGGATGGTATGAGAAATG GTGGGAGAAATATGATGCTAAAGGCTGGACCGAGAAAGGAGCACACAAGTATGGTAGATTGAATGAACAATCATGGTGGGAAAAGTGGGGAGAGCATTATGATGGAAGAGGGTCTGTTCTGAAATG GACAGATAAGTGGGCTGAAACCGAGCTTGGAACGAAATGGGGGGACAAGTGGGAGGAGAGGTTTTTTAAAGGCATTGGTTCAAGACACGGAGAAACATGGCACGTATCTCCAAGCAGTGAAC GTTGGTCAAGAACTTGGGGAGAAGAACACTTTGGAAATGG GAAAGTTCACAAGTATGGAAATAGCACGACTGGTGAGAGCTGGGATATAGTTGTAGATGAAGAAACATACTATGA GGCGGAACCTCATTATGGATGGGCGGATGTTGTGGGTGATTCAACCCAATTACTTTCAATTGAGCCTCGGGAGAGGCCTCCTGGTGTCTTCCCTAATATAGACTTTGGTTCGCCTCTATCGCCTGAGGCTAATGATGACTCCCCTCAAGATTTGCCCCCTTCACAATGA
- the LOC114196084 gene encoding O-fucosyltransferase 16 isoform X1: protein MAYQRRRQHYYQRFRVVIPVFSAVAAALLFLFALLSFLAPSPVETDRMQLKRQQTTISVHKDEAIEHPAFRVPRDGGKLGRDIWTSRNSEHFYGCSNSSNKFQKAQVMTHSNRYLCIATSGGLNQQRTGITDAVVAARILNATLVVPKLDQRSFWKDSSNFSEIFDVDWFVSYLSQDVKIIKQLPSKGRKPLSAYNMRVPRKCNERCYINRILPVLVKKHAVQLSKFDYRLANRLDTEYQKLRCRVNYHALKFTSPILAMGQKLVHWMRMRSKHYIALHLRFEPDMLAFSGCDYGGGEREQKELGAIRRRWKTLHRSNPDRARRQGRCPLTPEEVGLMLRALGYGSDVHIYVASGEVYGGERTLAPLKELFPNYHSKETIATKEELQSFSSFSSRMAALDFIVCDESDVFVTNNNGNMAKMLAGRRRYFGHKPTIRPNAKKLYRLFLNRTNMTWDVFASSVRNFQRGFMGEPKEVRPGRGGFHENPSTCICEDSTAKVEKNSGPRKHGKDNTTKRNASNDEPDVDNEPEWVEMDDDDEDQNDLADKGTFNETFADYDAMNFEDPDLEEIISD from the exons ATGGCATATCAGCGGCGGCGTCAACACTATTACCAACGATTCCGTGTAGTGATTCCGGTGTTTTCCGCCGTCGCCGCCGCACTACTGTTTCTCTTCGCTCTCCTCTCGTTTTTAGCTCCTTCTCCCGTCGAAACCGATCGTATGCAGTTGAAACGACAACAGACTACG ATTAGCGTTCATAAGGATGAGGCGATTGAACATCCTGCGTTCCGCGTTCCG AGAGATGGAGGAAAGTTGGGACGCGATATCTGGACTTCTCGAAATTCAGAGCACTTCTACGGCTGTAGCAATTCCAGCAACAAGTTTCAAA AAGCTCAAGTGATGACACATTCGAATCGATATTTGTGTATTGCGACAAGTGGAGGCTTGAATCAGCAAAGAACGGGG ATTACAGATGCTGTTGTTGCTGCACGAATTTTGAATGCTACTCTTGTTGTTCCAAAATTGGATCAACGATCTTTCTGGAAAGATTCTAG TAACTTCTCAGAGATCTTTGATGTTGATTGGTTTGTATCATATCTGTCCCAAGATGTCAAGATTATCAAGCAACTTCCCAGTAAGGGTAGGAAACCATTATCTGCATACAATATGCGGGTTCCAAGGAAGTGTAATGAAAGATGTTATATAAATCGCATATTACCTGTACTCGTGAAAAAAcat GCTGTGCAGCTTAGCAAATTTGACTACAGGCTAGCAAACAGGTTGGATACAGAATATCAGAAGTTGAGATGTAGAGTTAATTACCATGCTTTAAAATTTACCAGCCCAATACTTGCAATGGGGCAAAAATTGGTCCATTGGATGAGGATGAGAAGTAAACATTATATTGCACTGCACTTAAG ATTTGAACCTGATATGCTGGCATTTTCTGGATGTGATTATGGTGGAGGGGAGAGGGAGCAGAAAGAACTAGGCGCAATAAGGCGGAGGTGGAAGACATTACAT AGAAGCAATCCTGATAGGGCAAGGAGGCAGGGAAGATGCCCATTAACCCCAGAAGAAGTTGGTCTCATGCTAAGAGCATTGGGATATGGTTCTGATGTTCATATTTACGTTGCATCAGGGGAAGTATATGGAGGGGAAAGAACGCTGGCGCCTCTCAAGGAATTATTTCCTAATTACCATTCAAAAGAGACCATTGCTACCAAGGAAGAATTacaatcattttcttcattttcttctcgCATGGCTGCACTTGACTTCATTGTCTGTGATGAAAGTGATGTATTTGTAACCAATAATAATGGAAATATGGCAAAAATGTTAGCTGGACGAAG GAGATACTTTGGGCATAAACCAACCATTCGTCCAAATGCTAAAAAACTCTACCGATTGTTCTTGAATAGAACAAACATGACTTGGGATGTTTTTGCTTCCAGTGTCCGTAATTTCCAGAGAGGCTTCATGGGGGAGCCAAAGGAAGTAAGACCAGGTAGAGGCGGATTTCATGAGAATCCATCGACCTGCATATGTGAAGATTCCACAGCCaaagttgagaaaaattcagGACCTCGAAAACATGGAAAGGATAATACAACTAAGAGAAATGCCTCAAATGATGAACCGGATGTTGACAATGAGCCTGAATGGGTAGAaatggatgatgatgatgaggacCAGAATGATCTAGCAGATAAGGGTACATTCAATGAAACATTTGCGGACTATGATGCTATGAACTTCGAGGATCCTGATTTGGAGGAAATTATATCAGATTAG
- the LOC114196084 gene encoding O-fucosyltransferase 16 isoform X2 has product MTHSNRYLCIATSGGLNQQRTGITDAVVAARILNATLVVPKLDQRSFWKDSSNFSEIFDVDWFVSYLSQDVKIIKQLPSKGRKPLSAYNMRVPRKCNERCYINRILPVLVKKHAVQLSKFDYRLANRLDTEYQKLRCRVNYHALKFTSPILAMGQKLVHWMRMRSKHYIALHLRFEPDMLAFSGCDYGGGEREQKELGAIRRRWKTLHRSNPDRARRQGRCPLTPEEVGLMLRALGYGSDVHIYVASGEVYGGERTLAPLKELFPNYHSKETIATKEELQSFSSFSSRMAALDFIVCDESDVFVTNNNGNMAKMLAGRRRYFGHKPTIRPNAKKLYRLFLNRTNMTWDVFASSVRNFQRGFMGEPKEVRPGRGGFHENPSTCICEDSTAKVEKNSGPRKHGKDNTTKRNASNDEPDVDNEPEWVEMDDDDEDQNDLADKGTFNETFADYDAMNFEDPDLEEIISD; this is encoded by the exons ATGACACATTCGAATCGATATTTGTGTATTGCGACAAGTGGAGGCTTGAATCAGCAAAGAACGGGG ATTACAGATGCTGTTGTTGCTGCACGAATTTTGAATGCTACTCTTGTTGTTCCAAAATTGGATCAACGATCTTTCTGGAAAGATTCTAG TAACTTCTCAGAGATCTTTGATGTTGATTGGTTTGTATCATATCTGTCCCAAGATGTCAAGATTATCAAGCAACTTCCCAGTAAGGGTAGGAAACCATTATCTGCATACAATATGCGGGTTCCAAGGAAGTGTAATGAAAGATGTTATATAAATCGCATATTACCTGTACTCGTGAAAAAAcat GCTGTGCAGCTTAGCAAATTTGACTACAGGCTAGCAAACAGGTTGGATACAGAATATCAGAAGTTGAGATGTAGAGTTAATTACCATGCTTTAAAATTTACCAGCCCAATACTTGCAATGGGGCAAAAATTGGTCCATTGGATGAGGATGAGAAGTAAACATTATATTGCACTGCACTTAAG ATTTGAACCTGATATGCTGGCATTTTCTGGATGTGATTATGGTGGAGGGGAGAGGGAGCAGAAAGAACTAGGCGCAATAAGGCGGAGGTGGAAGACATTACAT AGAAGCAATCCTGATAGGGCAAGGAGGCAGGGAAGATGCCCATTAACCCCAGAAGAAGTTGGTCTCATGCTAAGAGCATTGGGATATGGTTCTGATGTTCATATTTACGTTGCATCAGGGGAAGTATATGGAGGGGAAAGAACGCTGGCGCCTCTCAAGGAATTATTTCCTAATTACCATTCAAAAGAGACCATTGCTACCAAGGAAGAATTacaatcattttcttcattttcttctcgCATGGCTGCACTTGACTTCATTGTCTGTGATGAAAGTGATGTATTTGTAACCAATAATAATGGAAATATGGCAAAAATGTTAGCTGGACGAAG GAGATACTTTGGGCATAAACCAACCATTCGTCCAAATGCTAAAAAACTCTACCGATTGTTCTTGAATAGAACAAACATGACTTGGGATGTTTTTGCTTCCAGTGTCCGTAATTTCCAGAGAGGCTTCATGGGGGAGCCAAAGGAAGTAAGACCAGGTAGAGGCGGATTTCATGAGAATCCATCGACCTGCATATGTGAAGATTCCACAGCCaaagttgagaaaaattcagGACCTCGAAAACATGGAAAGGATAATACAACTAAGAGAAATGCCTCAAATGATGAACCGGATGTTGACAATGAGCCTGAATGGGTAGAaatggatgatgatgatgaggacCAGAATGATCTAGCAGATAAGGGTACATTCAATGAAACATTTGCGGACTATGATGCTATGAACTTCGAGGATCCTGATTTGGAGGAAATTATATCAGATTAG